The Streptomyces achromogenes genome window below encodes:
- a CDS encoding N-acetyltransferase, with amino-acid sequence MPAASPQGPDEECLLLVHVRKVVGQVTYRVCGECADGVITEVVLDEPFRACGLGTRAVSHLRARYPELTWRTTLDTRLTRDLMHRLRIPRAGAAGMCSHVRSPAASAASAGHRQA; translated from the coding sequence ATGCCCGCGGCGTCTCCTCAGGGTCCGGACGAGGAGTGCCTGCTGCTGGTGCACGTCCGCAAGGTGGTCGGGCAGGTGACGTACCGGGTGTGCGGCGAGTGCGCGGACGGCGTGATCACCGAGGTCGTCCTCGACGAACCGTTCCGTGCCTGCGGGCTGGGTACGAGGGCGGTGTCGCATCTGCGCGCCCGGTATCCCGAACTGACGTGGCGCACCACGCTCGACACCCGGCTCACGCGCGACCTGATGCACCGGCTGCGCATCCCCAGGGCGGGCGCGGCAGGAATGTGCTCTCACGTCAGGTCTCCCGCCGCCTCCGCTGCTTCCGCCGGTCACCGCCAGGCGTAG